In Mycolicibacter virginiensis, the DNA window CAAGCGCGAGACCCGCGAGGCGCTCGTCGAGCTGGCTGCGGTGGTTGCCGAGGCGTTCCCCGGCGACGACCGGTTCAACCAGCACTTCGTCTAGATCGGGGCCTGGTTCGGAAATGGCAGCCTTAGGGCTGGTTGTCGCCGTGGCTGATCCGCCACAAGAACTCCGGGTCATCATCCGGTCCGATCACGCGCGTCTTCGGCCGGGCACGAATGGCACGCAGGCTGAGGTACAGCAGCGTTCCCAGAGTCAGGACGAGGAGCAGGTAGAGCACTCGCGACACCTCCTGGCGCCGAATATACCGTTAGCGTCGTTCGCGCCGGTCCAGCCCGCCAGTAGGCTTGATGACCGTGGCGACAGGTCGGGCCCCGTTGGGCCGTGCGGTACTCGATGTAGCGGTGTACACCGCGGCGCGGCTGGCGCTGGTGGTTGTGCTGACGGGGGTGATCTACGGAGTGGGCCGGCTGCTTGGACTCAGCGATTTCCCGCCGATCATCGCGGCGATGCTGGCGCTGATCGTCGCGCTGCCGTTGGGCATGTGGCTGTTCACGCCGCTGCGTAAGCGCGCTACCGAGAGCTTGACCGTCGCCGGCGAGCGCCGCCGCCAGGAACGCGAGAAACTGCAGGCCCGGCTGCGCGGGGAGTAACCGCCCGTCGTTGACCCCTTCGGGGTTGACTCTGCGTGTACGGCGAAGAAGTGCGAGTAGCCCCCGCCCTCAGCGCAGAGTCAACGGCAAGGCCTCGGTCGTGTCAATGTTTGTTGACAGACGCGGAGTGTCAAGTTACCTTGACATCATGAATGAGCCGCCGGACGCCTCCTTGGTTTCCGCTACGGATGCGGCGACCAGTGCGGACCCGGCCGTCGGCCTGCGTGGCGTGCGTGCCTTGCAGCGGCTGCAGGAGCGGTTGGAGGCCATCCATGTGGCCAATGCTCGCGAGCAGGGCTGGAGTTGGCAGGCAATCGCCGAGGCACTCGGGGTGAGCCGTCAGGCCGTGCATCAGAAGTACAACCGGAGGAAATGAGCCATGGTCTTTGAGCGGTTCAGCCGCGATGCCCGGGCCGCGGTCATACAAGCTCAGCGAGATGCGCGGGGCTTTCACGCCGACGACATCGGGCCACAGCATCTACTTCTCGGGGTGCTCCAGACCGCCGAGGGGGATCTGTCGGCGACGCTGGGGGGCTACGGGCTGACTATTGATGGGGTGCGGACACGACTGGCAGAAGCGATGGAAACCAGCGAGTCGTTCGACGCCGATGCGGACGTGCTGCGGCTCCTGGGGATCGACCTGCGTGCTGTCCGTGATGCCGTGGCGGACACCTTCGGTGCAGAGGCCTTTGACTGTGCGGTACAGCGAACAGGCCGCGGTAGCCGTCGTCGAGGGCGTCTGGCCTTCACCCGGGCCGCCAAGACGACGCTGCAGCTCGCTTTGCGAGAGGCGGTGGCGCGCAAGGGCAAAACGATCTGCTGCGAGCACATCATGTTGGGCATCTTGCGTGATGCCGATCCGGTCGTGATGGACATAGTTACCGAGTCTGCCGATCCGGCAACGCTGACAGCCGCGGTCAGCACGCTGCTGGAACGGGCGGCCTAGCGACTATCGACCTATTGGCCCAGAGTCAACGCCAAGGCCTCCGCGATCGCCCACACCAGCATGGTCATCCCGGTGTCGCGCAGCACCGGAATCAGTGCGGCGCCACCGAGCCCGGAGCGCACCGGGGCCGCGGCCCGCAACGCCAGCGGCGTGGCGATGAACCCGACCGCGCACCATGGGGTGGCCCGCATCAGGGCCAGCGTCAGCACCCCGGCCAGCGCCACCAACAGCTGAAACAGCACCCGAGTGCGGGGATCGCCGAGGCGTACCGCCAGGGTGATCTTGCCGGCCGGCTTGTCGGTGGCGATGTCGCGCAGATTGTTGGCCACCAGCACCGCCGACGACAATGCGCCGACGCCTACCGCCAGCGCGCCGCCGACCCAGTCCACCCGCAGGGCCTGGGTGTACTGGGTGCCCAGCACCGCGACGAGACCGAAGAACACGAACACCGCGATCTCGCCGAAGCCGGCGTAGCCATAGGGCTTGGACCCGCCGGTGTACAGCCAGGCGCCGGCGATGCAGGCCGCTCCCACCACCAGCAGCCACGGCGCGCTGACCAGGGCCAGGGCCAAACCGGCCAGCGCTCCGACCGACAGCGCGGCGATCGCTGCCGTGAGCACCGCGCGCGGGCTTGCCAGGCGGGCACCCACCAGGCGCACCGGGCCGGTCCGGTCGTCGTCGGTGCCACGGATGCCGTCGGAGTAGTCATTGGCGTAATTCACCCCGATGATCAGCGCCACCGCGACGGTCAGCGCCAGCAGCGCCTTCCACCACACCGCGGCGCCCAGCCATGCTGCCGCGCCGGTTCCGGCGATCACCGGAGCGATCGCGTTGGGCAGGGTGCGGGGACGAGCCCCCTCTATCCACTGTGCGAAGCTGGCCACCGCACGATCCTTGCATGCGGGAGGAGCAGAAGTTGCCCGGCGCTGACGATGCAGTGGGGGTACCCCGAGCCGCGCAGCGGCGAGGGGGACGAAGCGATGAGGAGGAAGCGGCGCGAGATGTTGGGCGTGATCGGCGGTAGCGGTTTCTACTCGTTCTTCGGTGACGATGCGCGCCGCGTCAGTTGCGACACCCCCTACGGGGCGCCCAGTGCCGAGATCACCGTCGGTTCCGTCGGCGGCCACGACGTGGCATTTCTACCGCGGCACGGCGCCGCCCACGAGTACTCGGCCCACACCGTGCCCTATCGGGCCAACATGTGGGCGTTGCGGGCGCTGGGGGTGCGACGGATCCTCGCGCCCTGTGCAGTCGGCAGCCTGACCCCGGAATTGCCCCCCGGCTCGGTAGTGGTGCCCGATCAGCTGGTCGACCGCACCCGGGGCCGCGCCGACACCTACTTCGATGACGGCGGCGTGCACGTCGAGTTCGCCGACCCGTACTGCTCGACGCTGCGGACCGCGGTGACAGGCCTGCCCGACGTGGTCGACGGCGGAACCATGGTGGTGATCCAGGGCCCGCGGTTCTCCACTCGCGCCGAGAGCCAATGGTTCGCCGCGGCGGGATTCCGACTGATCAACATGACCGGATATCCCGAAGCGGTGTTGGCTCGTGAACTGGAAATGTGTTATGCCGCAGTAGCTCTGGTCACCGACTTGGACGCAGGCGTCGACGTCGGCAGTGGTGTGAAGGCCGTCGATGTGTTCGCGGAGTTCCAGAAGAACATCGAACCGTTCAAGAAGCTGGTGCACGACGCCATCGAGCGGGTCGATGAAGAGCGCACCTGTACGCACTGCCTGCCGCACGAAGGCATTCAGTTGCCGTTCGAGCTGCCCTGAATCGACGTAGCGCGCTCAAAGGTGGGCGGCCGCGTACTCGGCGCCCTGCTCGGTCATGCCGTTGACGCCGTACGAGGCGTGTGCAAAGGGCGGTCCGCCGGCCGGGGCGCCGTTGCAGATGGTGTCGCCGTCGGCGCACAGCTCCAAGGCCTTGGACGCATACCGCGGACCGATCCGCACCGGTGGCGCACCGTTCGGCTGGAGGAACTCCGCCGAAGGCGTGCCGAACAATACGACTGCGGCAACGTGGTCGGCCACCGACGACGGCATCGGCTTGGGGATGTAGGCGAGGTAGTCGGCGGGAACTTCCTTGGGGATCTCGGCCGAGGTGGTGTAGCCGGCCAGCGCCGCACCTTGCGAGAAGCCACCCAGCACGATTCGGGTGTTGGGGCAGTTCGCGGCGGTGTTCTCGATGTGCGTGCCGGCGTCGCGGATGCCGTCGACGACGGTGCGGGCGAAGTCGACCCCGCCGCCGAAATCGTTGCTGGCGGCGTAGTTGACCGGATAGACCTCGAAGGAGCGCGCACCCACCTTGGCGTGCAGCGCATCGACAAAGGATTGACCGATGCCGCCGACGCCGGGTGGCTCACCGGTGCCGCGCGCGAACACCACCTCCACGTCGGGACAGGGCTGCGCCGAGGCGGGCGGGGCGCTGGGGGACAGCAGTGCTGCGCCGCCCAGCGCCATCGCTGTTGCCAGGTACCGGGTGATTCGCCGTGCTGTTGTTGCAGCCATTGCAGTGATGTACATCGTGACCCTCATTCGTATCGTTCACCCAACCCGGGCTCAAGAGCAGAAACGCAGTTTCGGCTACCCCTCGTCGGCGCCCGATAAACGCCTAGGTGCAGCCGTATTTGTGCTCGCCGCTGGAAGGGACTCAGTTACCGTTCGAGCTGCCCTGAACGACTTCGCCGTTCGCGGCCGAATCGTCGCTTCCCCGATAGATCTTCGGTCCGCCCGCGGGAGCGACGGTGGAAGAGTCCGTGGACCGGAAGATGCGTGGTGTGCCGGGCTCGCCGGGCTTGGGGCGGTCGTCGGTCGGCACCGTCAAGCGTCCGACGACGATTGCCACCACCAGGCCGCACAGCGCAAGGCCACACAGCACCACGTCGAACGTGCTGGTGATCTGCTGCGCGAGTCCGTTGCCGTACACCGGGTTGGCCCATGCGTTGGCGCGCTGGGCTTCCGCGAGTCGTGGAGCCAGACCGACACCCACCAGGACCCGGGCGATCGTGAAACCGAACAGGATGGCGCTCACCGACCAGATGGCCGCCGCCGGCACCGAGCTATTGCCCAGGTTGAGCCGTAGCCAGATCGCGATGACCGCAGCCACCACGTCGAAGGAGGCCATCGCCGCGCTGTCGTAGGGCGAATACGGCAGGTCTAGGCCGACCGCGACGCTGAGATCGACGACGCGCATGAGCGCCGACCCCAGACTCCAGATCGCGATGAGCAACAACGTCTTCCGGGTGGCCCCCAGCCACGTCGTCGCCGAGGCGTCGCGCGCTGCCGCCACCGCCAACAGTGCCGCGGCGCCCACCCACACCAGATAGCCCTCGAAGCCGACTCCGGCCGTGGAGGTGTTCTGCGCGATGCCGTGAAAGCCGTCGATGTCGCGGCCGATCGGCAGCACCCACACCAGGATCCCGGCGACCAGAGCGGCCCCGCCGAGCAGCACGACAGCGAGCT includes these proteins:
- a CDS encoding S-methyl-5'-thioadenosine phosphorylase gives rise to the protein MLGVIGGSGFYSFFGDDARRVSCDTPYGAPSAEITVGSVGGHDVAFLPRHGAAHEYSAHTVPYRANMWALRALGVRRILAPCAVGSLTPELPPGSVVVPDQLVDRTRGRADTYFDDGGVHVEFADPYCSTLRTAVTGLPDVVDGGTMVVIQGPRFSTRAESQWFAAAGFRLINMTGYPEAVLARELEMCYAAVALVTDLDAGVDVGSGVKAVDVFAEFQKNIEPFKKLVHDAIERVDEERTCTHCLPHEGIQLPFELP
- a CDS encoding DUF4229 domain-containing protein; the protein is MTVATGRAPLGRAVLDVAVYTAARLALVVVLTGVIYGVGRLLGLSDFPPIIAAMLALIVALPLGMWLFTPLRKRATESLTVAGERRRQEREKLQARLRGE
- a CDS encoding Clp protease N-terminal domain-containing protein, whose product is MVFERFSRDARAAVIQAQRDARGFHADDIGPQHLLLGVLQTAEGDLSATLGGYGLTIDGVRTRLAEAMETSESFDADADVLRLLGIDLRAVRDAVADTFGAEAFDCAVQRTGRGSRRRGRLAFTRAAKTTLQLALREAVARKGKTICCEHIMLGILRDADPVVMDIVTESADPATLTAAVSTLLERAA
- a CDS encoding 1,4-dihydroxy-2-naphthoate polyprenyltransferase — protein: MASFAQWIEGARPRTLPNAIAPVIAGTGAAAWLGAAVWWKALLALTVAVALIIGVNYANDYSDGIRGTDDDRTGPVRLVGARLASPRAVLTAAIAALSVGALAGLALALVSAPWLLVVGAACIAGAWLYTGGSKPYGYAGFGEIAVFVFFGLVAVLGTQYTQALRVDWVGGALAVGVGALSSAVLVANNLRDIATDKPAGKITLAVRLGDPRTRVLFQLLVALAGVLTLALMRATPWCAVGFIATPLALRAAAPVRSGLGGAALIPVLRDTGMTMLVWAIAEALALTLGQ
- a CDS encoding cutinase family protein; the encoded protein is MAATTARRITRYLATAMALGGAALLSPSAPPASAQPCPDVEVVFARGTGEPPGVGGIGQSFVDALHAKVGARSFEVYPVNYAASNDFGGGVDFARTVVDGIRDAGTHIENTAANCPNTRIVLGGFSQGAALAGYTTSAEIPKEVPADYLAYIPKPMPSSVADHVAAVVLFGTPSAEFLQPNGAPPVRIGPRYASKALELCADGDTICNGAPAGGPPFAHASYGVNGMTEQGAEYAAAHL
- a CDS encoding helix-turn-helix domain-containing protein; this encodes MNEPPDASLVSATDAATSADPAVGLRGVRALQRLQERLEAIHVANAREQGWSWQAIAEALGVSRQAVHQKYNRRK